A genome region from Candidatus Sericytochromatia bacterium includes the following:
- a CDS encoding DUF1501 domain-containing protein, translating into MPDLRIDRRQFLQGLGLAAGACLWPVGRAGWAWAGSQPASQRLVVVFLRGAVDGLSVVVPYRDPHYAEARPQIALGAPGETDGVLPLTAEFGLHPALAPLLPFWEGRRLAFVHACGDPAGARSHFEAQAAMEAGTLGRGAAAGGWLARWLALFEAGAPAGAIALDTGIPAILRGSPGVQVVTPGRGRQAPMALDRPAVQTAFDRLYSGDDPLALAYRQGRAQRERLLADLTALEAEANQADAGAPSAVGLVQDAEVLARLLRRHPEIRGAFLPVGGWDTHINQGGAQGQLANRLRPLASGLAALAAGLGDELTRTTVLVMSEFGRTVAENGNGGTDHGAGNVLWLLGGPVAGGQVLGRWPGLAPAARLDGRDLAVTTDWRRVVATLLGGPTGLETATLARLFPGLAPAGLQLPGLLRAT; encoded by the coding sequence GTGCCAGACCTCCGGATCGACCGACGGCAATTCCTGCAGGGCCTGGGCCTGGCGGCTGGGGCCTGCTTGTGGCCGGTGGGCCGGGCCGGCTGGGCCTGGGCCGGCTCTCAGCCTGCCTCGCAACGGCTGGTGGTGGTCTTCCTGCGCGGCGCGGTGGATGGCCTCAGTGTGGTTGTGCCGTATCGCGATCCGCACTACGCCGAGGCGCGGCCTCAGATCGCCCTCGGTGCCCCCGGCGAGACCGATGGGGTGCTGCCGCTGACGGCGGAATTCGGGCTGCATCCTGCGCTGGCGCCGCTGTTGCCTTTCTGGGAGGGGCGCCGGCTGGCCTTCGTGCATGCCTGTGGCGATCCCGCCGGGGCCCGCTCGCATTTCGAGGCGCAGGCCGCCATGGAGGCCGGCACGCTCGGGCGCGGTGCGGCGGCGGGCGGCTGGTTGGCGCGCTGGCTGGCGCTGTTCGAGGCGGGCGCGCCGGCCGGGGCGATCGCCCTCGATACCGGCATTCCCGCGATCCTGCGTGGCAGTCCAGGGGTGCAGGTGGTGACGCCGGGCCGGGGCCGCCAGGCCCCGATGGCGCTCGATCGCCCGGCGGTGCAGACGGCCTTCGACCGCCTCTACAGCGGGGATGATCCGCTGGCGCTGGCCTATCGCCAGGGGCGTGCCCAGCGCGAGCGGTTGCTGGCCGATCTGACGGCCTTGGAGGCGGAGGCCAACCAGGCGGATGCCGGTGCGCCCTCGGCGGTCGGGCTGGTGCAGGACGCCGAGGTGCTGGCCCGCCTGCTGCGCCGCCACCCCGAGATACGCGGCGCCTTCCTGCCGGTGGGGGGCTGGGACACCCACATCAACCAGGGCGGGGCCCAGGGGCAGCTGGCCAACCGCCTGCGGCCGCTGGCGTCCGGTCTGGCCGCCCTGGCCGCTGGGCTGGGCGATGAGCTGACGCGCACCACCGTGCTGGTCATGTCGGAGTTCGGCCGGACAGTGGCGGAGAACGGCAACGGCGGCACCGACCACGGGGCCGGCAACGTGCTCTGGCTGCTCGGTGGGCCGGTGGCCGGTGGTCAGGTGCTCGGGCGCTGGCCGGGCCTGGCGCCTGCGGCGCGTCTCGATGGGCGCGATCTGGCGGTCACGACCGACTGGCGCCGCGTGGTGGCCACGCTGCTGGGCGGCCCCACGGGTCTGGAGACGGCCACGCTGGCCCGTCTGTTTCCTGGCCTGGCGCCCGCCGGCCTCCAGCTTCCGGGCTTGCTCCGGGCTACCTGA
- a CDS encoding AAA family ATPase, translating into MRILHATLRNYRGHRELALAFDPARTLIGGPNEAGKSTLVEAIHHALFLRYKVSGEMHRAMQPRQGGGHPEVELMFERGGRRYTLHKRFAGGAQSQASLRQENGATWHNDEAESQLAGLLGVQEAGRAGKGVREQWAHLWVRQGDSQDDPLDATRAQHPTLLARLQAQAGAVVGQSWRDERVVAGLSSELADYKTPGTGRPRAHGPLDLALQARAQAEASLNERKARLGALQQAVTGLEQARGALQEVAEAEQTLAPQLAELTRREAALQPLQAQEQSLLTQAQQRQDRLAVLQAVETEIQGLRDAYTTTLQALAPREQAIAEKHAALDAATSGYREAQAELAEGQTRLSAARATAALAEAAQRRLERWEAWQALVQQQEALAARQAERLTQAQALHRLPAIGSAELERLTRLERLRDQAAAGLAAMAAGVEVLAAPAGVTLGGEALQAGDARVVSEPTELSLPDGTRLRIQPGGGDALRQAREAAVRSDGELQAALADLTVGSREAAVQVAEARQQLERALAALDAELKASQADSLPERLAAAQAAHETALGEWERRVALQGEAIALPETLAAAQRWTREAAEASAQAEGAWRAAEQLKTTREAARERLRQDVSDAEQGLREEQQELQRLKALLTDRLGQHGDDALRQQALNDAQRARDEVEQALAQLRAELAALAPETLRQDTERLQRASRLQAERRRAAEEAAIQHEHTLRSDGSLDPAAEVDLAEAELARATAQLARLEQRVRALECLQAHFRDQRHQLVTRYTAPLTARIERYARCVFGPELQLVLESDATRGAIGSIKLNRGLSFAFAELSDGAKEQLAVAVRLAIAEVLAEAQGEGLPVVLDDAFTNADPVRVARLQGMLDLAAAQGLQVIVLTCTPRDYAALGAASVSLPPPSFASSHDA; encoded by the coding sequence GTGCGGATCCTGCATGCCACCTTGCGGAATTATCGCGGCCACCGGGAACTCGCGCTGGCCTTTGACCCGGCCCGCACCTTGATCGGCGGGCCCAACGAGGCGGGCAAGAGCACGCTGGTCGAGGCGATTCACCATGCCCTGTTCCTGCGCTACAAGGTTTCCGGCGAGATGCACCGTGCGATGCAGCCGCGTCAGGGGGGCGGCCATCCCGAGGTCGAGCTGATGTTCGAGCGGGGCGGGCGTCGCTACACGCTGCACAAGCGCTTTGCCGGGGGCGCGCAGAGCCAGGCCAGCCTGCGACAGGAGAACGGGGCGACGTGGCACAACGACGAGGCCGAAAGCCAGCTTGCGGGTTTGCTCGGGGTGCAGGAAGCCGGCCGCGCCGGCAAGGGCGTGCGCGAGCAATGGGCGCACCTGTGGGTGCGCCAGGGCGACAGCCAGGACGACCCGCTGGACGCGACGCGCGCCCAGCATCCGACCTTGCTGGCACGGCTGCAGGCGCAGGCCGGTGCGGTGGTCGGACAATCCTGGCGGGATGAGCGGGTGGTGGCCGGCCTGAGCAGCGAACTGGCGGATTACAAGACGCCGGGCACGGGTAGGCCGCGCGCGCACGGCCCGCTCGACCTCGCGCTGCAGGCCAGGGCTCAGGCCGAGGCCAGCCTGAACGAGCGGAAGGCGCGGCTGGGGGCCCTGCAGCAGGCCGTGACGGGTCTTGAACAGGCGCGCGGGGCGCTGCAGGAAGTTGCCGAGGCCGAACAGACGCTGGCGCCTCAGCTGGCCGAGCTGACCCGCAGGGAAGCGGCCTTGCAGCCTTTGCAGGCGCAAGAACAAAGCCTGCTGACCCAGGCCCAGCAGCGTCAGGACCGACTGGCCGTGCTGCAGGCCGTGGAGACCGAAATCCAGGGTCTGCGCGACGCATACACCACCACGCTGCAGGCGCTGGCTCCGCGGGAGCAGGCGATCGCCGAGAAGCACGCGGCCCTGGATGCCGCCACCTCGGGCTATCGCGAGGCCCAGGCGGAGCTGGCCGAGGGGCAGACCCGCTTGTCGGCGGCCCGCGCAACGGCTGCCCTGGCGGAGGCCGCCCAGCGCCGGCTGGAGCGCTGGGAGGCCTGGCAGGCCCTGGTGCAGCAGCAGGAAGCGCTGGCGGCGCGGCAAGCCGAGCGGCTGACTCAGGCGCAGGCGCTCCATCGCCTGCCCGCGATCGGTTCGGCCGAGCTGGAGCGGCTGACGCGCCTGGAGCGCCTGCGCGACCAGGCGGCCGCCGGCCTGGCTGCCATGGCGGCGGGCGTCGAGGTGCTGGCTGCTCCAGCGGGCGTGACCCTGGGCGGGGAAGCGCTCCAGGCTGGCGACGCGCGGGTGGTCAGCGAGCCGACGGAACTCAGCCTGCCGGACGGCACGCGCCTGCGCATCCAGCCGGGAGGGGGCGACGCGTTGCGTCAGGCGCGCGAGGCCGCCGTCCGCAGCGACGGCGAGCTTCAGGCGGCGCTGGCGGACCTCACGGTCGGCTCGCGCGAGGCCGCCGTTCAGGTGGCCGAAGCGCGCCAGCAGCTGGAACGCGCGCTGGCGGCGCTCGACGCCGAACTGAAGGCCTCGCAGGCCGACAGCCTGCCCGAGCGGCTGGCGGCCGCGCAAGCAGCCCATGAAACTGCCTTGGGAGAGTGGGAGCGGCGGGTGGCGCTGCAGGGCGAGGCGATCGCCCTGCCCGAGACGCTCGCGGCAGCGCAGCGCTGGACCCGGGAAGCCGCCGAGGCCAGTGCCCAGGCCGAGGGCGCCTGGCGCGCGGCCGAGCAGCTCAAGACCACGCGCGAGGCGGCGCGGGAGCGCCTGCGACAGGACGTCAGCGACGCGGAGCAGGGCCTGCGCGAGGAGCAGCAAGAGCTCCAGCGGCTGAAGGCCTTGCTGACGGACCGCCTCGGTCAGCATGGCGATGACGCCTTGCGCCAGCAGGCCCTGAACGACGCGCAGCGAGCCCGGGACGAGGTCGAGCAGGCGCTTGCCCAGCTGCGCGCGGAGCTGGCCGCGCTCGCGCCCGAAACCTTGCGGCAAGACACCGAGCGCCTGCAGCGGGCGTCGCGCCTGCAGGCCGAGCGGCGTCGGGCCGCCGAGGAGGCGGCCATTCAGCACGAACACACGCTGCGCTCGGACGGCAGCCTGGACCCCGCTGCCGAGGTGGACTTGGCCGAGGCCGAACTGGCGCGGGCCACGGCCCAGCTGGCCCGACTCGAGCAACGCGTGCGCGCGCTGGAATGTCTCCAGGCCCACTTTCGCGACCAGCGTCACCAGCTGGTGACCCGCTACACGGCGCCCTTGACGGCCCGCATCGAACGCTATGCCCGCTGTGTCTTCGGCCCGGAACTGCAGCTGGTGCTGGAGAGCGATGCCACGCGCGGGGCGATCGGCAGCATCAAGCTCAACCGGGGCCTCTCGTTCGCCTTCGCGGAGCTCAGCGACGGCGCCAAGGAGCAACTGGCCGTGGCGGTGCGGCTGGCGATCGCCGAGGTGCTGGCCGAGGCGCAGGGGGAAGGGCTTCCGGTGGTGCTCGATGATGCCTTCACCAACGCCGATCCGGTGCGCGTGGCCCGGCTGCAGGGCATGCTCGACCTGGCTGCGGCGCAGGGCCTGCAGGTGATCGTGCTGACCTGCACGCCCCGTGATTACGCCGCGCTGGGCGCCGCCAGCGTGAGCCTGCCGCCCCCTTCCTTCGCGTCCTCTCACGACGCGTGA
- a CDS encoding class I SAM-dependent methyltransferase: protein MSLRTLNLSDALHAYLTGAVSREPECLARLRAETALLPEARMQISPEQGQFLHLLVKLLGVRRALEVGVFTGYSSLVTALALPPDGRLLACDISDTYTQVARRHWEAAGVAERVELRLGPALDTLDALIAAGQADTFDLAFIDADKANYEAYYERALRLVRPGGLVAIDNTLWSGRVADPSCQDPETCAIRSLNARMQADARIDFCLLPIGDGLSLAVKRPDGQGGQDVG, encoded by the coding sequence ATGTCGCTGCGCACGCTCAACCTCTCCGATGCCTTGCACGCCTACCTCACGGGAGCCGTCTCCCGCGAACCGGAGTGCCTGGCCCGCCTGCGCGCGGAGACCGCGCTCCTGCCCGAGGCGCGCATGCAAATCAGTCCGGAGCAGGGGCAATTCCTGCATCTGCTGGTCAAGCTGCTCGGCGTGCGGCGAGCCCTGGAAGTGGGCGTTTTCACCGGCTACAGCAGCCTGGTGACCGCGCTGGCCTTGCCGCCGGACGGTCGCCTGCTGGCTTGCGACATCAGCGATACCTACACCCAGGTGGCGCGCCGCCACTGGGAAGCGGCCGGGGTGGCCGAGCGGGTCGAGCTGCGCCTGGGCCCCGCCCTCGACACGCTGGACGCCTTGATTGCGGCGGGGCAGGCCGATACCTTTGATCTGGCCTTCATCGATGCCGACAAGGCGAATTACGAGGCCTATTACGAGCGGGCCCTGCGGCTGGTGCGCCCCGGAGGCCTCGTGGCGATCGACAACACGCTGTGGTCGGGACGGGTGGCCGATCCGAGCTGCCAGGATCCGGAGACCTGCGCGATCCGCTCGCTGAATGCGCGCATGCAGGCGGACGCACGCATCGATTTTTGCTTGCTGCCGATCGGCGACGGGCTGTCGCTGGCGGTCAAGCGACCCGACGGTCAGGGAGGCCAAGATGTGGGATAG
- a CDS encoding DUF423 domain-containing protein, whose amino-acid sequence MWDRLYLGMGAVSAALAVGCGAFGAHALKAKVTAGLLAPERLETWHTAAQYQMWHALAIILVAIALHLRVLRPGSGLLIGFLAGTVLFSGSLYALVLSDQAVLGAVTPLGGLTWIATWLALAWNAWESRLGTDADGHPLA is encoded by the coding sequence ATGTGGGATAGGCTGTATCTGGGAATGGGCGCCGTCAGCGCCGCCTTGGCCGTGGGGTGCGGCGCCTTCGGGGCGCACGCCCTGAAAGCCAAGGTCACGGCCGGCCTGCTCGCGCCGGAACGCCTGGAGACCTGGCACACGGCGGCCCAGTATCAGATGTGGCACGCGCTGGCGATCATCCTGGTGGCGATCGCCCTGCACCTGCGCGTCCTGCGACCCGGCTCGGGCCTGCTGATCGGCTTTCTGGCCGGCACCGTCCTGTTCTCGGGGAGCCTGTACGCGCTCGTGCTCAGCGACCAGGCCGTGCTGGGGGCCGTGACGCCCTTGGGCGGCCTCACCTGGATCGCCACCTGGCTGGCGCTGGCCTGGAATGCCTGGGAGAGCCGCCTCGGCACCGATGCCGACGGCCATCCGCTCGCCTGA
- a CDS encoding thermonuclease family protein, which translates to MPLPRLPEAAPTGRPVARAGRQPACRAALVISSVAALAACLPLPSGPERLADGWAGALGLSAGVASGTSPLATAEPSVSGSARPLGDASGAPANAFTPAAPDVTPLATPARPASPDLASAGLVLPPKASPSRALPAASLGSPPAAGPPSGAGGTTAGRAWPAEALGPLPVLRAVDGDTLRVEGPQGPESVRLIGVDTPEVVDPREGVGCGGPEASAYTKASLTGQRIWMAGDPTQDERDRYGRRLVYVWQEDGVLFNEALIAAGHAREYTYSRPYRFQARFREAQGQACRGGLGLWAHCVTDSACSGLPSPLARPASTAPSTSAAVSPGPAPASPPLTPAPAASPGAPGSPQPSCAADQIWVNPYTRSDGTRVSGYCRKR; encoded by the coding sequence ATGCCCTTGCCTCGCCTGCCTGAAGCGGCGCCGACCGGCCGCCCCGTGGCGCGCGCCGGCCGCCAGCCCGCTTGCCGCGCAGCCCTCGTCATCAGCAGCGTGGCCGCCCTGGCGGCCTGCCTGCCGCTGCCCAGCGGCCCCGAGAGACTCGCCGACGGCTGGGCGGGGGCCCTGGGCCTGAGTGCGGGCGTGGCCTCCGGCACCTCGCCGCTGGCCACGGCCGAGCCGAGCGTATCGGGCAGCGCCCGGCCGCTCGGGGATGCCTCTGGCGCGCCCGCGAACGCGTTCACGCCCGCAGCACCCGATGTAACGCCATTGGCGACGCCGGCGCGACCGGCATCGCCCGACCTCGCGTCGGCCGGGCTGGTCCTGCCGCCGAAGGCCAGCCCGTCGCGGGCCCTCCCCGCTGCCAGCCTCGGCAGCCCGCCGGCCGCCGGGCCTCCCTCAGGGGCAGGCGGAACGACCGCGGGGCGCGCCTGGCCCGCCGAAGCGCTGGGGCCGCTGCCGGTGCTGCGCGCGGTGGACGGCGACACGCTGCGCGTGGAAGGCCCGCAAGGCCCCGAGTCCGTGCGCCTGATCGGCGTGGACACGCCGGAGGTGGTGGATCCGCGTGAAGGCGTGGGCTGCGGTGGGCCCGAGGCCAGCGCCTACACCAAGGCCAGTCTGACGGGTCAGCGCATCTGGATGGCCGGCGACCCCACCCAGGACGAGCGGGACCGCTATGGCCGCCGCCTGGTCTACGTCTGGCAAGAAGACGGGGTGCTCTTCAACGAAGCCCTGATCGCGGCGGGGCATGCGCGCGAGTACACCTACAGCCGCCCTTACCGCTTCCAGGCGCGCTTTCGAGAAGCCCAGGGCCAGGCCTGCCGCGGCGGCCTGGGGCTATGGGCACACTGCGTCACGGACTCGGCCTGCAGCGGCCTGCCCTCCCCGTTGGCGCGTCCCGCGTCCACGGCGCCATCGACGTCTGCTGCCGTCTCGCCCGGGCCGGCCCCCGCCTCGCCGCCCCTGACGCCGGCACCGGCCGCGAGCCCGGGCGCTCCCGGCAGCCCGCAACCGTCCTGTGCGGCGGACCAGATCTGGGTCAACCCCTACACGCGCAGCGACGGCACGCGCGTCAGCGGCTATTGCCGCAAGCGCTGA
- a CDS encoding aldo/keto reductase, protein MPTIANLTLNNGVTIPQLGLGVYEAAAGQEAYDAVQQALQLGYRHIDTASIYGNEADVGRAVRDAGLPRSELFVVSKVWNKDQGYDATLRACERSLQLLGLDQLDLYLIHWPQTATRKDTWRAMERLAREGMARSVGVSNYTVRHLQSLLATANLPPVVNQVEFHPFLYQQDLLRFCRAESVQLEAYSPLARGQRLDDRRLRRVADKHGASPAQVMIAWALALGLVVIPKSVRPARLAENLDSVALPLDEEDLALLGSLDEGLRTCWDPSHLP, encoded by the coding sequence ATGCCCACGATCGCCAACCTGACGCTCAATAATGGCGTGACCATCCCCCAGCTGGGCCTTGGCGTGTACGAGGCGGCGGCTGGTCAGGAGGCCTATGACGCCGTCCAGCAGGCCTTGCAGCTGGGCTATCGCCACATCGACACGGCCAGCATTTACGGCAACGAAGCCGATGTGGGGCGGGCGGTGCGCGATGCCGGCTTGCCGCGCAGCGAGCTTTTCGTCGTCAGCAAGGTTTGGAACAAGGACCAGGGCTACGACGCCACCCTGCGCGCCTGCGAGCGCAGCCTGCAGCTGCTCGGGCTCGACCAGCTCGACCTGTACCTGATCCACTGGCCGCAGACGGCCACCCGCAAGGACACCTGGCGCGCCATGGAGCGTCTGGCCCGCGAGGGCATGGCCCGTTCAGTGGGGGTGAGCAACTACACCGTGCGCCACCTGCAGAGCTTGCTGGCCACCGCCAACTTGCCGCCGGTGGTCAATCAGGTCGAGTTTCATCCCTTCCTCTACCAGCAGGACCTGTTGCGCTTTTGTCGGGCGGAAAGCGTTCAGCTGGAGGCTTATAGCCCGCTGGCGCGGGGCCAACGCCTCGACGATCGCCGCTTGCGGCGGGTGGCCGACAAGCACGGGGCCAGCCCGGCCCAGGTCATGATCGCCTGGGCGTTGGCGCTGGGCCTGGTCGTGATTCCCAAGTCCGTGCGGCCGGCCCGCCTGGCAGAAAACCTCGACAGCGTGGCCTTGCCCCTCGACGAGGAGGATCTGGCGCTGCTTGGCAGCCTGGATGAGGGCCTGCGCACCTGTTGGGACCCCAGCCATCTGCCGTGA
- a CDS encoding DUF1800 domain-containing protein: MAEGAASAGTCVAARALGLAAGLLATGWANPAAAAPPELLTAAEARHLLERAAYGPAPGDLARLQAQGATAWIAQQLAPEGLEEPARLRERLAALGTLTLSPLARARQYRAPLQAAKRQKAQDRSALAAARRVERQLLREAQAARVWRALASPRQLQEVMVEFWADHFNVHARKRAVGAMLGDMEERVLRPQAFGRFRDLLGAVARHPAMLDYLDNWRNSRPNPQNRRFSGVNENYARELLELHTLGVHGGYDQGDVVALTAILTGWGFPRGWPEPRGAQSASRGALDEGFYFDARRHLPGSKRLLGVTIPEGGQAEGEQALDLLARHPATARFLARKLACRFVADDPPAALIDATAAAFQASDGRLDATLRCLLSHPDFWAPQARQARFKTPYRLVISTLRASGQFPDSVDPALQAMARLGQPLHGCATPDGWPVARTAWLNPEAMARRVSFAAQAARQATVRPDELAETLGSPFGERSRLAIAAAPPALRLALMLGAPEFQEH; the protein is encoded by the coding sequence TTGGCTGAGGGCGCTGCCAGTGCCGGCACGTGCGTTGCGGCGAGGGCGCTGGGCCTGGCGGCCGGGCTGCTTGCGACTGGCTGGGCCAATCCCGCCGCCGCGGCCCCGCCTGAATTGCTGACGGCCGCCGAGGCCCGTCACCTGCTCGAGCGAGCTGCCTACGGGCCTGCTCCTGGAGACCTGGCGCGCTTGCAGGCGCAGGGCGCCACCGCCTGGATCGCCCAGCAGCTGGCGCCGGAAGGTCTGGAGGAGCCGGCGCGCCTGCGCGAACGCCTGGCCGCTCTCGGCACGCTGACGCTCTCGCCATTGGCGCGCGCCCGCCAGTACCGGGCGCCCCTGCAGGCGGCCAAGCGGCAGAAAGCGCAGGACCGTTCGGCCCTGGCCGCCGCCCGGCGGGTCGAGCGGCAACTGCTGCGCGAGGCCCAGGCGGCCCGGGTCTGGCGCGCGCTGGCCAGCCCGCGCCAGTTGCAGGAAGTGATGGTGGAGTTCTGGGCCGACCACTTCAACGTGCATGCCCGCAAGCGCGCGGTCGGCGCGATGCTGGGCGACATGGAAGAGCGGGTGCTGCGCCCGCAGGCCTTCGGGCGCTTTCGCGACCTGCTCGGGGCCGTGGCCCGGCATCCGGCCATGCTCGATTACCTCGACAACTGGCGCAATTCGCGTCCCAACCCGCAAAACCGACGCTTCAGCGGGGTCAACGAAAACTACGCGCGGGAGCTGCTGGAACTGCACACGCTGGGCGTCCACGGCGGCTACGACCAGGGCGACGTGGTGGCTCTGACCGCGATCCTGACGGGCTGGGGCTTTCCGCGCGGCTGGCCGGAACCGCGCGGGGCGCAATCCGCTAGCCGTGGCGCGCTTGACGAGGGTTTTTATTTCGATGCCCGCCGCCACCTCCCAGGCTCCAAGCGCCTGCTGGGCGTGACCATTCCTGAAGGCGGCCAGGCCGAGGGCGAGCAGGCCCTCGACTTGCTGGCCCGGCACCCGGCCACGGCCCGCTTTCTGGCGCGCAAGCTGGCCTGCCGTTTCGTGGCGGACGATCCGCCCGCCGCCCTGATCGACGCGACGGCGGCCGCCTTTCAGGCCAGCGACGGCCGCCTGGATGCGACCTTGCGCTGCCTGCTGAGCCATCCGGACTTCTGGGCGCCACAGGCTCGTCAGGCGCGCTTCAAGACGCCCTATCGCCTGGTGATCTCGACCTTGCGCGCCAGCGGGCAGTTTCCCGACTCGGTCGATCCTGCCCTGCAGGCCATGGCCCGGCTGGGGCAACCGCTCCACGGCTGCGCCACCCCGGATGGCTGGCCGGTGGCACGCACGGCCTGGCTGAACCCGGAGGCCATGGCCCGGCGGGTGAGTTTCGCGGCCCAGGCGGCCCGCCAGGCGACCGTTCGTCCGGACGAACTGGCCGAGACCCTGGGGTCGCCCTTCGGCGAGCGCAGCCGCCTGGCGATCGCCGCGGCGCCCCCCGCGCTGCGCCTGGCCCTCATGCTGGGCGCTCCCGAATTTCAGGAGCATTGA
- a CDS encoding DNA repair exonuclease, with translation MKLLHTADWQLGRPYARIEDPDKRARARAARFEALDALVAIAREEAVSLVLVAGDVFDAPTVDKATVSRACRALGAFQVPVVLLPGNHDHAGAGSVWHQRFFEAERADLAPNVHVVLAPGVLELAGASIFACPLQRRAESFDTTAWLRDGEALAAAPAGQPRLVLAHGATQLFGAGERDPEGPQASNFIDLGRLPTEAYDYVALGDWHGTKQVGPKAWYAGTHEPDRFPRGEAYDAGNALVVEVARGTPPAVQARKTARLRWHALAHAVHGDAELPALEAAVGALLGEEVDCHLLTLTLTGSLGVAGMAQLETLITRLEARLVRLELDQQLTLQPSPEDLARLCERPDDPTIAAVAQTLVAQLAQPGAEAETARLALLELHRLVSLAEEG, from the coding sequence ATGAAACTGCTGCACACGGCCGATTGGCAACTGGGGCGCCCCTATGCCCGCATCGAGGACCCCGACAAGCGCGCCAGGGCCCGTGCGGCGCGCTTCGAGGCGCTCGATGCGCTGGTGGCGATCGCCCGTGAGGAGGCCGTCTCGCTGGTGCTGGTGGCCGGCGACGTCTTCGACGCCCCGACCGTCGACAAGGCCACCGTCTCGCGGGCCTGTCGCGCGCTGGGTGCCTTTCAGGTGCCGGTGGTGCTGCTGCCGGGTAACCACGACCACGCCGGCGCCGGCAGCGTCTGGCATCAGCGCTTCTTCGAGGCCGAGCGCGCCGACCTCGCTCCCAACGTACACGTCGTGCTCGCGCCGGGCGTGCTCGAGCTGGCCGGCGCCAGCATCTTTGCCTGCCCACTGCAGCGTCGCGCCGAGTCGTTCGACACCACCGCCTGGCTGCGCGACGGCGAGGCCCTGGCGGCCGCGCCGGCGGGGCAGCCGCGCCTGGTGCTGGCCCACGGGGCAACCCAGCTGTTCGGCGCGGGCGAGCGCGATCCGGAGGGGCCTCAGGCCAGCAACTTCATCGACCTGGGGCGCCTGCCCACGGAGGCATATGACTACGTGGCGCTGGGGGACTGGCACGGCACCAAGCAGGTGGGCCCCAAGGCCTGGTATGCCGGCACCCACGAGCCGGACCGCTTCCCGCGTGGTGAAGCCTACGACGCCGGCAACGCGCTGGTGGTGGAGGTCGCCCGCGGCACCCCGCCGGCCGTGCAAGCGCGCAAAACGGCCCGCCTGCGCTGGCACGCCCTGGCCCACGCGGTCCATGGGGATGCCGAGTTGCCTGCCCTGGAAGCGGCCGTGGGGGCCTTGCTGGGCGAGGAGGTCGATTGTCACCTGCTGACCTTGACCCTGACGGGCAGCCTGGGCGTGGCCGGCATGGCGCAGCTCGAGACTCTCATCACGCGCCTGGAGGCCCGGCTGGTGCGGCTGGAACTCGACCAGCAGCTGACGCTCCAGCCGAGCCCCGAAGACCTGGCCCGGCTCTGTGAGCGCCCGGATGACCCGACCATCGCCGCGGTGGCCCAGACCTTGGTGGCTCAGCTGGCGCAGCCCGGCGCGGAGGCGGAGACGGCCCGCCTGGCCCTGCTTGAACTGCATCGGCTGGTGTCGCTGGCCGAGGAGGGCTGA
- a CDS encoding YkvA family protein, with translation MPDVPDPQSSFSASAFDAGAFWQKLKRVAKHLPFAKDMVALYYCMQDRETPVWVKATIVGALAYFVLPADMVPDVLPMLGFTDDAAAIALALQTVRTHVKPEHYADADEALG, from the coding sequence GTGCCCGACGTGCCTGACCCTCAATCCTCGTTTTCCGCGTCCGCTTTCGATGCCGGGGCTTTCTGGCAGAAGCTCAAACGGGTCGCCAAGCACCTGCCCTTCGCCAAGGACATGGTGGCGCTGTACTACTGCATGCAGGACCGCGAGACGCCGGTCTGGGTCAAAGCCACGATCGTCGGCGCGCTGGCCTATTTCGTGCTGCCGGCCGACATGGTGCCGGATGTGCTGCCCATGCTCGGCTTCACCGACGACGCCGCGGCGATCGCCCTGGCGTTGCAGACCGTGCGCACCCATGTGAAGCCGGAACACTACGCCGATGCGGACGAGGCCCTTGGCTGA